A portion of the Cyanobium sp. PCC 7001 genome contains these proteins:
- the queG gene encoding tRNA epoxyqueuosine(34) reductase QueG: MSDAAAELAASLKRRARALGFDPVGLAAVPGGARLRLRSAALERWLARGYQAEMAWMADPRRRQVEALLPGVRSVLAVGLNYFVAVERRAGAPKVARYGWGRDYHRVIDGRLRQLGRWLENQMPGSRWRACVDSAPLMDKAWAEEAGLGWIGKHGNLIHRRRGSWLLLGHLLTTVPLPADAPAPALCGRCSLCMAACPTQAIREPFVVDSRRCIAFHTIESREPVLPSAISRHLQGWVAGCDICQDVCPWNRQPLESSTDPDMTPRSWMLDLPAAEALHWDDATWDERLRASALRRIKPWMWRRNLQALHRHAGGTGGGATP, from the coding sequence ATGAGCGACGCCGCCGCCGAGCTGGCGGCCAGCCTGAAACGGAGGGCGAGGGCGCTGGGGTTCGATCCGGTGGGCCTGGCCGCCGTGCCGGGCGGAGCCCGGCTGCGGCTGCGCAGCGCAGCGCTCGAGCGCTGGCTGGCCCGCGGCTACCAGGCGGAGATGGCCTGGATGGCCGACCCCCGGCGGCGGCAGGTGGAGGCGCTGCTGCCCGGGGTGCGGAGCGTGCTCGCGGTGGGACTCAACTACTTCGTGGCGGTGGAGCGGCGTGCCGGTGCTCCGAAAGTGGCCCGTTACGGCTGGGGGCGGGATTACCACCGGGTGATCGATGGCCGGCTGCGCCAACTCGGTCGCTGGCTGGAGAACCAGATGCCCGGAAGCCGCTGGCGGGCCTGCGTGGACAGCGCCCCCCTGATGGACAAGGCCTGGGCCGAGGAGGCCGGACTGGGGTGGATCGGCAAGCACGGCAACCTGATTCACCGGCGGCGTGGCTCGTGGCTGCTGCTGGGACACCTGCTCACCACCGTGCCGCTGCCGGCGGATGCACCCGCACCAGCCCTCTGCGGCCGTTGCAGCCTCTGCATGGCCGCCTGTCCCACCCAGGCGATCCGCGAACCCTTCGTTGTGGACAGCCGCCGCTGCATCGCCTTTCACACGATCGAGAGCCGGGAGCCTGTCCTGCCCTCCGCGATCAGCCGGCACCTGCAGGGGTGGGTGGCGGGCTGCGACATCTGCCAGGACGTCTGCCCCTGGAACCGGCAACCCCTGGAGAGTTCCACCGATCCGGACATGACCCCGCGGAGCTGGATGCTGGATCTGCCCGCCGCCGAAGCCCTCCACTGGGATGACGCCACCTGGGATGAGCGGCTGCGGGCCTCGGCCCTGCGGCGCATCAAACCCTGGATGTGGCGGCGCAATCTCCAGGCTCTCCACCGTCACGCGGGCGGTACCGGAGGGGGAGCCACTCCCTAG
- a CDS encoding tetratricopeptide repeat protein: MASRWLRAFPLVALGLSLSQTLPANALVPYVYVPPSEELQGAGLGIAQAAARLLRLGQPDDAARLAALTVQLLPADPRGWMLLAEAQLRSSQLKAAAESLARAKELDPRNAGIWFAEGSLALRDGRPEQAVGLLQEGLRLDSRNASAHFDLGNAHILLSQPSLALKAFERASDLRRDFWEAINNQALVLYEQGKTNEAIARWRRVLKIQPDAAEPNLALAASLFDRGGEARAEALERASRALDTEPNYVLDSYQKEQLWGPKLRTTTQELLQQAELKTYVDRALANASPDGDTGL, from the coding sequence ATGGCTTCGCGCTGGCTGCGCGCCTTTCCACTCGTCGCCCTGGGACTGAGCCTCAGCCAGACCTTACCGGCCAACGCCCTGGTGCCCTACGTCTATGTGCCCCCGAGCGAGGAGCTGCAGGGTGCGGGCCTGGGCATCGCCCAGGCGGCCGCCCGGCTGCTGCGGCTGGGGCAGCCTGACGATGCCGCCCGGCTGGCGGCCCTGACGGTGCAACTCCTGCCGGCGGACCCCAGGGGCTGGATGCTGCTGGCCGAGGCCCAGCTGCGCAGCAGCCAGCTCAAGGCCGCGGCCGAGTCCCTGGCCAGGGCCAAGGAGCTGGATCCGCGCAATGCCGGCATCTGGTTCGCCGAGGGGTCTCTGGCGCTGCGGGACGGACGGCCCGAACAGGCCGTTGGCCTGCTGCAGGAGGGGCTGCGGCTGGACAGCCGCAACGCCAGCGCCCATTTCGACCTGGGCAACGCCCACATCCTGCTGAGCCAGCCGTCCCTGGCCCTCAAGGCCTTCGAGCGGGCCAGCGATCTGCGGCGGGACTTCTGGGAGGCGATCAACAACCAGGCCCTGGTGCTCTACGAGCAGGGCAAGACCAACGAAGCGATCGCCCGCTGGCGACGGGTGCTCAAGATCCAGCCCGATGCCGCCGAACCCAACCTCGCCCTGGCGGCCAGCCTGTTCGACCGCGGCGGTGAAGCCAGGGCCGAGGCGCTCGAACGGGCCAGCAGGGCCCTGGATACCGAACCCAACTACGTGCTGGACAGCTACCAGAAGGAACAGCTCTGGGGCCCGAAGCTGCGCACCACCACCCAGGAGCTGCTGCAGCAGGCAGAACTGAAGACCTACGTGGACCGCGCCCTGGCCAACGCCAGCCCGGATGGGGACACCGGCCTCTAG
- the purF gene encoding amidophosphoribosyltransferase — protein sequence MVVEHPEPAHEPSTTPSTLPDRPDKPEEACGVYAVLAPGQQVANLTYFGLYALQHRGQESAGIAVFDAEQHVRLHKDMGLVSQVFDQEVLERMPGDLAIGHNRYSTTGSSKVCNAQPVVLNTRLGPFALAHNGNLVNASQLREDLGAIASELTSTTDSELIAFALQRAVNAGGDWEAAIREAAGLCRGAFSLVIGTPGALFALRDGHGIRPLVFGHLGEPGQAQWVVSSETCGLDIIGATYEDDVQPGEIIRFVQGEPTPQRSRWCDEPAKLCVFEMIYFARPDSRFFGESLYSYRVRIGEVLARETPVEADIVIGVPDSGIPAAIGFSQVSGIHYADGLIKNRYVGRTFIQPTQAMREAGIRVKLNPLPDVLAGQRVVVIDDSIVRGTTSRKLVAALREAGAREVHMRISSPAVTHPCFYGIDTDSQDHLIAARLTLEEISAHLGVDSLAYLSKEGMVEAAQANSSHFCTACFDGQYPIEMDEAVRSSKLMLEPAGIAASVR from the coding sequence GTGGTGGTAGAGCATCCGGAGCCCGCCCACGAGCCCTCGACCACCCCATCAACCCTGCCGGACCGGCCTGACAAGCCCGAGGAAGCCTGCGGCGTCTACGCGGTGCTCGCGCCTGGTCAGCAGGTGGCCAACCTCACCTATTTCGGCCTCTACGCCCTGCAGCACCGGGGCCAGGAGTCGGCCGGCATCGCCGTCTTCGACGCCGAGCAGCATGTGCGGCTCCACAAGGACATGGGCCTGGTGAGCCAGGTGTTCGACCAGGAGGTGCTGGAGCGGATGCCGGGCGATCTGGCCATCGGCCACAACCGCTACTCCACCACCGGCAGCAGCAAGGTGTGCAATGCCCAGCCCGTGGTGCTCAACACCCGGCTCGGTCCCTTCGCCCTGGCCCACAACGGCAACCTGGTGAATGCGTCCCAGCTGCGGGAAGACCTCGGTGCCATCGCCAGCGAGCTCACCTCCACGACCGATTCGGAGCTGATCGCCTTCGCCCTGCAGCGTGCCGTGAATGCCGGCGGCGACTGGGAGGCCGCCATCCGGGAGGCTGCCGGGCTGTGCCGCGGCGCCTTCAGCCTGGTGATCGGCACCCCGGGTGCCCTGTTCGCCCTGCGCGATGGTCACGGCATCCGTCCACTGGTGTTCGGCCATCTGGGGGAACCGGGCCAGGCCCAGTGGGTGGTGAGCAGCGAGACGTGTGGCCTCGACATCATCGGCGCCACCTACGAAGACGACGTGCAGCCCGGGGAGATCATCCGGTTCGTGCAGGGAGAACCCACACCCCAGCGCAGCCGCTGGTGCGACGAGCCGGCCAAGCTGTGCGTGTTCGAGATGATCTACTTCGCCCGGCCCGACAGCCGTTTCTTCGGCGAGTCGCTCTACAGCTACCGGGTGCGGATCGGTGAGGTGCTGGCTCGCGAAACTCCGGTGGAGGCCGACATCGTGATCGGCGTTCCCGACTCCGGCATCCCGGCTGCGATCGGCTTTTCCCAGGTGAGCGGCATCCATTACGCCGATGGCCTGATCAAGAACCGCTACGTGGGCCGCACCTTCATTCAGCCCACCCAGGCGATGCGGGAGGCGGGCATCCGCGTGAAGCTCAACCCCCTGCCGGATGTGCTGGCCGGTCAGCGGGTGGTGGTGATCGACGACTCGATCGTGCGCGGCACCACCAGCCGCAAGCTGGTGGCGGCCCTGCGGGAGGCGGGTGCCCGGGAGGTGCACATGCGGATCAGTTCCCCCGCTGTCACCCATCCCTGCTTCTACGGTATCGACACCGACAGCCAGGACCATCTGATCGCCGCCCGGCTCACCCTGGAGGAGATCTCGGCCCACCTGGGTGTGGATTCCCTCGCCTACCTCAGCAAGGAGGGCATGGTGGAGGCGGCCCAGGCCAACTCCTCCCATTTCTGCACGGCCTGCTTCGACGGCCAGTACCCGATCGAGATGGATGAGGCCGTGCGCTCCAGCAAGCTCATGCTGGAGCCCGCCGGCATCGCCGCCAGCGTGCGCTGA
- a CDS encoding DNA topoisomerase (ATP-hydrolyzing) subunit A: protein MAEERGNERNGGDPGGDGRIQPIALHQEMQRSYLEYAMSVIVGRALPDARDGLKPVQRRILFAMHELGLTPDRPYRKCARVVGDVLGKYHPHGDQAVYDALVRLVQTFASRHPLLDGHGNFGSVDDDPPAAMRYTETRLAPIAHEGLLDEIGNDTVDFAPNFDGSQQEPTVLPAQLPFLLLNGCTGIAVGMATNIPPHNLGEVVDAMIALIRKPDLSDEKLFALVPGPDFPTGGEVLLSSGVRDTYRLGRGSIPMRGVAHIEEVQPGKGRHRRSAVVITELPYQLSKAGWIEKLAEQVNDGKIGGIADIRDESDREGMRVVVELRRDANADTVLAELQRRTALQSNFGAILLALVNGQPVQLSLRRLLQEFLDYRELTLIRRTRHALRRCEDRLEVVEGLIKALDALQEVIAMITAAADAASARASLQVRLDLSERQADAVLAMPLRRLTGLEQESLRQESEELRTERTRLRHLLDDRDSLLEAMVAEFRALKKRYGTPRRTRLVEGGDDLVAQRAAAARPNAELQRQQALEALASDSRVLIQADRAVKIVTPQVLGRLHLEEPAPLGEHPAPAQLLLTVASQPQVLAFTTDGRVAVLRWEFAGQQPGPLERFLPDSLEGASVMQVLPLQEGSDPHLSIGLLSSDGRFKRLPLDDLQDLSGRAATVLKLKEGVTLQRVVPCRSGAELVVASSTGRMLRLEANEEQVPLMGRTAQGPVLMRLLPDEQIVGAACVPASGSVLLASRQGQVKKLAVESLRRCERGDLGLIGIRFSQRGDALVALSSGEHPLVAVLAGENRSARLSSGSLALEDANGSGLTLELRPGESLRDLVPLLT, encoded by the coding sequence ATGGCCGAGGAGCGCGGCAACGAACGCAACGGCGGTGATCCGGGCGGCGACGGCCGGATCCAGCCGATCGCCCTGCATCAGGAGATGCAGCGTTCCTACCTCGAGTACGCGATGAGCGTGATCGTGGGCCGGGCCCTTCCCGATGCCCGCGATGGTCTCAAGCCAGTGCAGCGCCGCATCCTTTTCGCGATGCACGAGCTGGGTCTCACCCCCGACCGGCCCTATCGCAAGTGCGCCCGCGTGGTGGGGGATGTGCTCGGCAAGTACCACCCCCATGGCGATCAGGCCGTGTATGACGCGCTGGTGCGGCTGGTGCAGACCTTCGCCAGCCGCCATCCGCTGCTGGACGGCCACGGCAATTTCGGCTCGGTGGACGACGATCCACCGGCCGCGATGCGGTACACCGAGACGCGCCTGGCCCCGATCGCCCACGAGGGCCTGCTCGACGAGATCGGCAACGACACCGTCGACTTCGCCCCCAACTTCGACGGCTCCCAGCAGGAGCCGACCGTGCTTCCGGCCCAGCTGCCGTTCCTGCTGCTGAACGGCTGCACCGGCATCGCCGTGGGGATGGCCACCAACATCCCCCCCCACAACCTGGGCGAAGTGGTGGACGCCATGATCGCTCTGATCCGCAAGCCCGACCTCAGCGACGAGAAGCTGTTCGCCCTCGTGCCTGGGCCCGACTTCCCCACCGGCGGTGAGGTGCTGCTCAGCAGCGGCGTGCGCGACACCTACCGGCTGGGACGGGGCAGCATCCCGATGCGGGGGGTGGCCCACATCGAGGAGGTGCAGCCCGGCAAGGGCCGCCACCGGCGCAGCGCCGTTGTGATCACCGAGCTGCCCTACCAGCTCAGCAAGGCGGGCTGGATCGAGAAGCTGGCCGAGCAGGTGAACGACGGCAAGATCGGCGGTATCGCCGACATCCGCGACGAATCCGACCGGGAGGGCATGCGGGTGGTGGTGGAGCTGCGCCGGGACGCCAACGCGGACACGGTGCTGGCCGAGCTGCAGCGCCGCACCGCCCTGCAGAGCAATTTCGGCGCCATCCTGCTGGCCCTGGTGAACGGTCAGCCGGTGCAGCTGAGCCTGCGGCGCCTGCTGCAGGAGTTCCTTGACTACCGGGAGCTCACCCTGATCCGGCGCACCCGTCACGCCCTGCGGCGCTGCGAGGACCGCCTGGAGGTGGTGGAGGGGCTGATCAAGGCCCTCGATGCCCTGCAGGAGGTGATCGCCATGATCACGGCGGCGGCCGATGCGGCCAGCGCCAGGGCGAGCCTGCAGGTGCGCCTCGACCTGAGCGAACGCCAGGCCGACGCGGTGCTGGCCATGCCGCTGCGCCGCCTCACCGGCCTGGAGCAGGAGAGCCTGCGCCAGGAGTCGGAGGAGCTGCGCACGGAACGCACCCGGCTGCGCCACCTGCTCGACGACCGCGACAGCCTTCTCGAGGCGATGGTGGCCGAGTTCAGGGCCCTGAAGAAGCGCTACGGCACCCCCCGCCGCACCCGCCTGGTGGAGGGCGGTGACGACCTGGTGGCCCAGCGCGCCGCCGCCGCCCGTCCGAATGCGGAGCTGCAGCGCCAGCAGGCGCTGGAGGCCCTGGCCAGCGACAGCCGTGTGCTGATCCAGGCCGACCGGGCGGTGAAGATCGTCACGCCCCAGGTGCTGGGCCGGCTCCATCTGGAGGAACCGGCACCGCTGGGGGAGCATCCCGCTCCGGCCCAGCTGCTGCTGACGGTGGCCAGCCAGCCCCAGGTGCTGGCCTTCACCACTGACGGGCGTGTGGCGGTGCTGCGCTGGGAGTTCGCGGGTCAGCAGCCCGGTCCCCTGGAGCGGTTCCTGCCGGACAGCCTCGAAGGGGCTTCGGTGATGCAGGTGCTGCCGCTGCAGGAGGGCAGCGACCCGCACCTCAGCATCGGCCTGTTGAGCAGTGATGGGCGCTTCAAGCGGCTGCCCCTGGACGATCTGCAGGACCTCTCCGGCCGGGCCGCCACCGTGCTCAAGCTCAAGGAGGGGGTGACCCTGCAGCGGGTGGTGCCCTGCCGCAGCGGCGCTGAGCTGGTGGTGGCGAGCAGCACGGGCCGCATGCTGCGGCTGGAGGCGAATGAAGAGCAGGTTCCGCTGATGGGACGCACCGCCCAGGGTCCGGTGCTGATGCGCCTGCTGCCCGATGAACAGATCGTCGGGGCGGCCTGCGTGCCGGCCAGTGGCAGCGTGCTGCTGGCCAGCCGCCAGGGGCAGGTGAAGAAACTGGCGGTGGAGAGCCTGCGGCGCTGTGAGCGGGGCGATCTGGGCCTGATCGGCATCCGCTTCAGCCAGCGGGGTGACGCCCTGGTGGCCCTCAGCAGCGGCGAGCATCCACTGGTGGCGGTGCTGGCGGGGGAGAACCGAAGTGCCCGCCTCAGCAGCGGCAGCCTGGCGCTGGAAGATGCCAACGGCAGCGGCCTCACCCTCGAGCTGCGCCCAGGCGAGAGCCTGCGGGATCTGGTGCCGCTGCTGACCTGA
- a CDS encoding HpsJ family protein — MSTATSGRLAFLSRWIGLTLVVLMALQVMALVAAWNWSLEPFRQVFVDRLVADAPLALVGLLLMLIGSRLEAPAGRTPLRWVTGLLGVVLAITMVVVVPLAIDAEAALAAQMQQSESSIAQQTAQLQMQQQQLQDPAFVDQLIAEAEKEGRIPAGATDELKRQKAQEFIDAQLKPQLAQAQAQLDQARLGRDLSLQQRRFGVTARAAVLAIGFALLALAALV, encoded by the coding sequence GTGAGTACAGCCACCTCCGGCCGTCTGGCCTTCCTCTCCCGCTGGATCGGGCTCACCCTGGTGGTGCTGATGGCCCTGCAGGTCATGGCGCTGGTGGCCGCCTGGAACTGGTCGCTGGAGCCATTCCGCCAGGTGTTCGTGGACCGGCTGGTGGCCGATGCGCCGCTGGCCCTGGTGGGTCTGCTGCTGATGCTGATCGGCAGCCGCCTCGAAGCTCCGGCGGGCCGCACGCCGCTGCGCTGGGTCACGGGTCTTCTCGGCGTCGTGCTGGCGATCACGATGGTGGTGGTGGTGCCCCTGGCCATCGATGCTGAGGCGGCCCTGGCCGCCCAGATGCAGCAATCCGAGTCGTCCATCGCCCAGCAGACGGCCCAGCTGCAGATGCAGCAGCAGCAACTTCAGGATCCCGCCTTCGTGGACCAGTTGATCGCCGAGGCTGAGAAGGAGGGGCGGATCCCCGCCGGCGCCACCGATGAACTGAAGCGCCAGAAGGCCCAGGAGTTCATCGATGCCCAGCTCAAGCCCCAGCTGGCCCAGGCCCAGGCCCAGCTCGACCAGGCCCGTCTCGGTCGGGATCTCTCCCTGCAGCAGCGCCGTTTCGGGGTCACCGCCCGGGCGGCCGTGCTGGCCATCGGCTTTGCTCTGCTCGCCCTGGCGGCACTGGTCTGA
- a CDS encoding DUF502 domain-containing protein: MVQSSPRPDLPLGNRLQQDLKNDLIAGLLVVIPLATTIWLATTVSRFVLAFLTSIPKQFNPFNTLNPVLQELINLGVGLLVPLLAILLIGLMARNIVGRWLLEFGEGTLLRIPLAGSVYKTLKQLLETFLQGNSSRFRRVVLVEYPREGLFALGFVTGVLGTALQAGFNEPMLSVFIPTAPNPTTGWYAVVPERSVRDLNLSVEDAFRTIISAGIVNPDERETPNRSFSSLLAQLRAPQMS, from the coding sequence TTGGTTCAATCCAGTCCCAGACCTGACCTGCCCCTGGGCAACCGCCTGCAGCAGGACCTCAAGAACGACCTGATCGCCGGGCTTCTTGTGGTCATTCCCCTGGCCACCACGATCTGGCTGGCCACCACGGTGAGCCGCTTCGTGCTGGCGTTCCTCACCTCCATCCCCAAGCAGTTCAACCCGTTCAACACCCTCAACCCGGTGTTGCAGGAGCTGATCAACCTCGGGGTGGGTCTGCTGGTTCCCCTGCTGGCCATCCTGCTGATCGGCCTGATGGCCCGCAACATCGTGGGCCGCTGGCTGCTGGAATTCGGTGAGGGCACCCTGCTGCGGATTCCCCTGGCGGGATCGGTGTACAAGACCCTCAAGCAGCTGCTGGAAACGTTCCTGCAGGGCAATTCCTCCCGCTTTCGTCGGGTGGTGCTGGTGGAATACCCCCGCGAAGGCCTGTTCGCCCTCGGCTTCGTCACCGGTGTGCTCGGCACCGCCCTGCAGGCCGGCTTCAACGAGCCCATGCTCAGCGTGTTCATCCCCACCGCACCCAACCCCACCACCGGCTGGTATGCGGTGGTGCCCGAGCGGTCGGTCCGCGACCTCAACCTCTCGGTGGAGGATGCCTTCCGCACCATCATTTCCGCCGGCATCGTCAACCCGGACGAGCGCGAAACTCCCAACCGCAGCTTCTCCAGCCTTCTGGCCCAGCTGCGTGCCCCCCAGATGTCCTGA